In Scylla paramamosain isolate STU-SP2022 chromosome 16, ASM3559412v1, whole genome shotgun sequence, the genomic window acggaagggtgataatataacagaaaacggagtgcttggagcggtgaccTGTGTCCCGCTACAAGACCTTTCTGTTGaactgaggaagagaagactgagATGGTTTGGACATGTGAGAAGGGCAGAGGGAGGGGTGTTGAGTGAGGTGGAGAAGGTGAGGGTTGGAGGCCGATGGCCAATGGGAAGGccaaagaaaaagtggaggaattGTGTGACAGAGGAATTGTTGGGAATTTGTTGGGAATTGAAGAACATATGGCACAAGATTGCCAGTTGTGGAAAGCAGTCATCACCTGTCCAACCCCTCCCTGATGGGAAAATGCGGACGTTAaacgaaaatgatgatgatgacgacgacacacacacacacacacacacacacacacacacacaataaaattagtAAAAACTCCAGCAAGGCGGACACCATAGGTGGGAGTGGAATGTTGCCAACAGGGTCACCATTCCCAGGATTTGATGAAGACAATGAACTACatggaaaaatgcaaggaaggaaagtggtttTAATGGAGAGGATGATGAGTGACCTCattgaaagagtaaaaaaaactagaaaaaaataacatgaccttgaagaggaaaacaaagaagtgaaatcaCAATGTGCtgatctaaaaacaaaattgaaggaaaacaatgatattgttaaaaaacaggaaaatgaagtgatagggatgaaaagtgaacatcatatctggaggaaggaaaaaggaagaaaagttaacttcacagaaatcatagaagtgcaaaagaaggaaaaagacagatttaagtaaggaaattgtgaaagtgatcagacagaaggaattgatggtaagggacacagtggacaaaaagaaattgtaattgtattgtattgtaattgtattgttatatatggattaaaagaggaaacagaaccAGTAAAatacaagagggaaaagaacaaaaaaatggtAGCAGAGGATGTTTTAAGtaatatacagagagaaggtgaggacTGGAttagtgaaattgaggaaatacataGACTGGGGAAGTATACAGAAGGAGAGTGAccactgaaagtaaaatttagggcACAAACAACAGCCATGAAAGTGATATTGTATGTGTGGAAACTGGACAAGATagagcaatacaggaaagtttgttaaagagggacatgaatgaggaggagagactcaaggtaaacgatctaataaaagaagcaaatgcAAAAACTGGGaacagaatggaggaagaaaaaaaaaagttctattggaaggtaaaagatgaggggctcaggaagtggtatctgacaaaaaaaaaagaatagaaaatgtaaaaaaatgtatggaaaaatataaagtggaCATCggcatatacaaatataaatggtttaatatcaacattacgaaaattgtataATTATCTTAAGATAAAGCAGCCCGACGTCATgggtattactgaagttaaactaaatgagactagagaaaatataagaattggtaatagtaattataatgtgtggataaatcatagaaataataagaaagggggaggagtcatgttacttacaaagaagagtataacagtggaagatgttgaaatgggagaaggaatggcagaagtaattagaattccaacaaaaaggaagggagaaggaagaagagatcttgcagtggcttatgtacccccaaagatgaatgcatggacacaagaggattatAAATTACTGTTAAGGGATACTAGTAACTGTTTGGAGAGAATACTGGCAGAGAGTAATGATATAACACTTATGGGTGACTAATTAATTGCAAGGAGATATGCTGGGAAGAGTggaccacagatggaggagaagagtcatggggatatatgcttctaaatttaataatgacaaatactatgacctgatggattggagaaaatacaagatttgggggtaatgaagaagcatcaaggctagacttgttgtttacaaaggaaatggacatcattgaaataataaattatcagtgcccactaggtaaaagtgaccatctgttaattgaattcagtataggcagtggtccattagaaaataggaatgaaatttacaagaatgtaagatataattacaggaaagcagattttatcaggttgagggaatattttgcagaggcTAAATGGAAACAACTGTTCACGGCAAGTAATGCACAGGAAAAGTGGGatatattcatggaaatttataatgaaggggtcagtagatatgtaccaaagatcaaaataaaggaagtgaaaaagaaaataaagactggTTTAATATGAGATatataacagcaagaaaagaaaaagaagcagcatggaaaagatggagaaaaaaaaaggaggaagtgagaaatgggaagaattcaagaaggcaagaaacaaatatatcagaatcctgagagaagaagaaaggaattatgagaaagatatagttaacaaatgcaaagatgagctgaagttattcttcagatatgtgaatgggaagatgaaacacaagcaaacaatagatagattaatgaaagatgacattatatatgaagataCATGGTTATgagtggaattaatgaacaagcacttccagtcagtattcaccaaagaaagcaaatttgaaggagaaagagcatgacACAGAGAcagtgtgatgagagagatacaggtggacataagtgaaattaagagTATGAAAGAATTGGATGTAAGTAAGGCTCAAGGACTGgatggagtgtccaactggatacttaaggaatgttgtgaacaactgACAGGAAGTATACACAGTACCATAGTATGctcttttaaggaaggaaaaatccttctagactggaagagagctaatattgtgcccatttttaaaggaggtaataaagaagacccattgaattacagaccaatgttcttaacaagtgtggtggcaaaaaatagtggaaagaatagttaaaaacagatggatgaaatatttagaagaaacacaaacattgACTAACACACAATTTGTGACTGACacacaatttggtttcagaagtggaagattttgtgtcatgaatttagtgagcttttatagtagagcaattgatataattcaacAGAGTgagggttgggcagactgtgtttatttagacctagaaatttgataaggtacctcaccagagactgctatggaaaattcaaaatatagggggtttgcaaggcaacacactgaattagattacagacttcttgagggacagagaaatgagaacagtaataaagggagaaaaatcagaatggtgtagagttacaagtggagtaccacaggggacagtTTTAACCCtcgtaatgtttctggtgtatgtcaacgatatggtggatgaggttgatggttatataagtctgttttGCAGATGATgtgaaattattgaaaagagtggaaaataatatggattgtgaaatattacagaaagatctaaataagatatataaatggagtaagaaatgggaaatggaattcagtgcaaagaaatgcaaggtgatggaattaggaaaaagcaaagaaagatgaaagagaggcaTTTGCTtgcatggatgaagagatggtgaaaaagttgatggaatatgtgattcgacCAAAACTGTAAtgtgccacaattgtttggtcaccccataataaaaaggaaataagaaaaatagaaaggatccaaagaactgcaaccaaattggtaccaattttgagagatttaacctatgaagaaagattaaggagactgaagcttccatcattacaagagagaagagaaaaaggggacctgattgctatatacagagctttaaagggtaaggatcaagttgacaaagaagacttatttgtgtgggactcaagagatacaaggggatatggagtgaaattgaggaaaacagcaagtagaagagatatcaagaaatatggtttcccaaataaaagcatagaaatatggaacaacttagatcaaacagtggtacaagcaacaaatattcatgaatttaaagttaagctggatgcttatagatatggagacaggacagcatgagcatacctcttttcctgtaaaacacaactagataaatacaactaggtaaatacacacacacacacacacacacacacgcacatatacaGGGGGTCCTCGTGTTATGCCAGAATTCTCTTCCTACACTGTGGTGTAAACTAAATTTTGGTGTGAGTCAGAATTAGCCTAAGTAAGCACCGAGACTGACTGTCACTTCCTTCCTTGGTTTATTGCTACATGATGACGTATTCCTTTGCCCTGATCACCAATTAGTTTgttatatttgatttttttttatcaaaatgtAATAGGTAATCtatatttttgtttgctttctttatttaattaaaaaaaagattgtgTTTGGTGTTGTGTGAGAAGTAATAGATGAGTATGTTGCAAGGCTTGCTGGTACCCTCAGTCTAAgtgtaccacaaaaaaaaaaaaaaaaaaaaaatcagcaaaagGAAATGTATGTAACTATGGAACAGCATAAGTTGAGACCACTATAAACCAAGGACTCCCTGTATGTATATTTCATGCCTCACTTGCTCTGGGAGTGTTCCTCAAGAAGGTGACCCAGGCAGAAGAGCCTGCACCTCTCCTTttcacaccttcccttcctgctcGCTGAAGCACTTGGCAGTGACACCTTCACACATGTACTCCTTTACCATATCCTTACACCTTCCAAGTGGCCTTCCTCTCCTACTAACATCTCTGCTTCACTCATATACACATTCTTATTAACTTTTCACTCTTAATCATATCATAATGGTGACAGCATCTCAATGTGTTCCTTTTCAACCATTCCACCACCCCACAATGTGCACCACTTTCACTGGCACTTATACACACTCTCATTGCTCTCACCCTCTGTTAGAGTAGGGGGGTTCACCAGAAAAAGGCAGGCAACACCTGGGAATCTAACCCAGGACCTTCCACTTGTCAGGCAAATGTGCTACCCATAACACCATGGTTGCCTTCCTGGTGACAACTCTCACACCCTCCCATCTTGTTACCTCATATGCCCCTTTCAGGTGGCTCATCTCCACAGTATGCACTCTTGATTCTTGTGCCCTACTCCACATCCAGGACTCTGATCCATATATGAATGTTTGCAGGAAAATACTGCAGTAACAGAGATAGTAGgatactgtttatttatttattagcagAAAACACAAACTAACATCTCCAAGGCAAAACAGTATATGTACATAAGTGTAATGTAAGGATGTAGTCTAGTTGTACTATTGTGGGGTGTGAGAGTCTGCCAGTGACACAGAATGATGCAGTCTACAGACTTGTGGCTGCAGATGAAAAATTAATGCATGTCTACTCATTGAGGCTATTTTCCTAAGGCAAAATGGAAATGCTGTAAAGCCAGAGTGATGTTCGTCACTATGCACTTCCCTGCGCTTTTGAATGCAGCCACTCACAGAGACTGGAAAGACAAACATGACAGTGTAAACACAATagacttgttttcatttttttctttttttttactatgtgTTTATTTCACTTTGGATCACTaatgtttatttcctctccttcatataTTCCAAGTTTATACTAAAAATATTCTCATACACACCACTCACACCATCGCACCCTTGGATGTTGTAGTCAGCACTAGAACCTTCACATGACAGGAGATGATCTTGGCACTCTTGCGCCATTTTTAAATTTGCCACATGCCAATACCTTTTGGAAAGTGCTGAAAGATCAGATAACTTTGAGGATGGGACCACATTAGAACCTTGGTTCACAAACATCCCACTTCACAAACAAATTGGTTCATGAACTAGTTTTGCAAACAAATTTTTGCTCTGTTCACAAATAATGCTTTGGAGTACAAACGCACATTACCCACAATCCATGGAAGCTCATGCTCAGTTGTGTGTTGGTGCGCTTGGCATAAACATTGTTTGTAAGGGTGCTGTgttcaaaaacattaatttttttctttttcctttttgtgtgttattttagAACCCATTATACTacatgagaaggagaaaattatTAGATATCACCACTGGCTCAGTTTTTTGGTCTAAAGAACCTGGATTATTCTTTCAATTGTCATAGGTTACAGTACATTACCAGTTacgaacacatatggggggCGGTGGGCTGCTAAGATGAAATTTTGccatatccagagagagagagagagagagagagagagagagagagagagagagagagagagagagagagagagagagccgaacCCCCAACCCCGCCCTCCTCTacacctgtctcccttcctaCAAGTTCCGGCATAAACACCTCCACCTCGCAGACACACAGTACTGCAACCTCCACACAGACCCAAACCCACACCAATACCTTGCCAGCAGTACTACCGACTcccccagcaacaccagcaccagcccCAGCCCCAGCAGTTCCGGCTTACTCCACGAGCACCGCTGGcaataccaccaccaggaaaaaaaagtataaaaaaaagaaccggAACAGCGAGGTCAGAGGAGCCTCTACCACCCAGGGGGCCGGCCCCTCAAGGAGACAGACCCCAGCCAGACCCACGCAGATTTGCCGGTACTGCAATCGGAAGGGCCACAGTACTGAAGACTGCCACACCAGGACTGCTGAGTTGAGGCAGGAGTGACTGCTACGGCAGGTCCTCGCGGAGGAGGGATACTTGGCCACTGCCTCCCCATCAGTATCACCTCACTTGCAGCCCTTTCTGCAGCCTTTTCCGCAGTCTCGCCCGTTTTCAGCTCAGCCTGTTAACTGGGGCCACACTCAGGGCTGGCAATGGAACCCGCCCGGCCTTCGGTACCCCCAACTGAGCCCTGTCACACCCCTTCAGGCAGGACCACAACTCCCTCCAACATGGTAAGGCCtgaccgccaccgccaccaattCAAGGTTATCTCCGCCAATGTACGTGGTCTCCAAATGAACATCGGAGACCTAACCCACAACTGTGTACTACGACACGATGCAGGTGCAGTTGTGGTGACGGAGACCTGGCTGAACGGAGAGGTGGAGCCATCCTTCGGCAAAATAGGTGGCTACACTCACTGGGCCAGGAGAGACCGACGGAATAGAGCTGGAGGTGGAGTGGCTGTCTGCTTCAGGGAGGGAGTGCAGGCACAACAACTCGACGTGGACACGCCGCCGCAGCTGGAGGTGATGTTCTTCCGGGTTGTGCTGGCCAACCACTCTGCCCTCCTGCTCTGCGCCATGTACCGCCCCCCCCGACAAGGGCCTGACTCGCTCATGTACCTCAAGGAGGCCCTAGATGTCCTCCTTGTGACTCACCGCTGCCAACACTTTTTGCTTGTGGGCGACCTCAACCACCACGTGGAGCACGACGCCTACGAAAACCTCCTGACGGTGCAGGGCCTGAAGGACCATGTGACCTTCCCCACTCATGAGCGGGGCGGGACCCTGGACCCCGTCATATCCGACCTGGAGGAGGACACACTCAGCTGCCACCAGCTGGGTCTCGTGGGCAGCTCTAACCACCATGCTGTCCTGACCCAGGTGGACATGGGTGTGGCTCGTGACGAGGCCACCACTCGCACAGTCTGGCTATGGGATAGGGCAGACTGGGGCTCCCTTTGCCGAGACCTGCGCAGGACTGACTGGCCTTCCATCCTGCAAGGTGGAGCGGAGGTACAGGCGCGAGCCTTCACTTCCCACCTCTTGGCGCTCCAGGAACAACATGTGCCCCACCGTGAGTTCGTCGCCAGACCAACGGACCAGCCTTGGTTTGGCTACCGCTGCCGCGTTGCCGCCGAGGCGAAGTATTCTGCGTGGCTCCGCTACAAGCAGAATCCTACTCGGCGCAACAAAGACCTACATCGTGCGGCCTGCAAGAGGATGGTGACGACCTGCCAGTGGGCTatagggaggtgggaggaggacctGCGGCGCCAGCTAGGAGGCCCTGGAGTGGGCAACAAGACTTGGTGGTCCCTTGTTAAGGGCAGACAGGGCCTAAACCATCAAgacactgtccctcctctcacaaGGCCCGACGGAATGGTGGCCACCAGCAGCAAGGACAAAGCCCAGCTGCTGGCCACCCTTTACGccgggaagatggaggtggacgACCCTGAAAGGTCACCGCCTCTTCTAGAGCAGCAGTGCAGAGAGACTGTAACCAAGGTGGCGGTGACGCAGGGGCTTGTCGAGCGTCTGCTGCAGGGGCTCGATGTACAAAAAGCTACCGGTCCCGACAACATCAGCCCGCACGTTTTGAAACAATGTGCCCGTGAGCTGGCTGTACCCCTCACCACTGTCTTCTCTGCCTGCTTACGGGAAAATACCTGGCCCTTAGTGTGGAAAGAGGCCCGGGTAGTTCCCGTACACAAGAGGAGCTCCAGGTCTGACCCAAAAAATTatcgacccatctccctgctctctgtggtggggaaagtgtttgagagggtggtggcagatgtggtgtgtcgccacctccaggacaattacctcctctcagaccaacagtttgggttcagacctgggcggtccacctccgatctcctcatgctcctcaccgggcgctggcaggacgcccttgacggcggcctcgactctgttgtggtggccctggatatAGTGGGCGCcttcgacagggtctggcatgggGACCTTCTAGAAAAGCTGAGGGCAAAGGGGATCCAGGGTGAcctccttcagctccttggCGACTACCTCCAAGGAAGGACCCTCCAGGTCGTTGTCAATGGGCAAGCGTCCGAGTCCCTCCCGGTGAGAGCGTCAGTGCCACAGGGCTCAGTGCTGGGGCCAGTCCTGTGGAACATCTACGTGGACGATCTTCTCTGACAGCTGCCAGCGGTCTCAGCTTATGCTGACGATtgcactctctcctgtacctaccCTCGACACGAAAGTGTGCGTGCTGCTGAAGAGATCAATCAGCAGCTTGGGGTAATACAGGAGTGGGGGGCACGCTGGCAGGTGACCTTTGCTCCGGAGAAGACACAGGCAATGGTAGTTTCTCGATCCCCAGCTGCCGagccagcagtggagggagggctaagctttggtggccttcctctcaaactccaggagtccgtcaagattcttggggtggaggtggatcgagggctgtggtttgaccgccacgtcaaacacattgcccttaaggcctcacaccgagtctcctccttgaggagggtggccaacttgctcgacaggagagggaggctcttgctctacaaggcccagatacggccttatttagagtatgccaccctctcctggatgtcctgtgctgccacacacatcaacaagctcgacggcatccagtgacgggcgctgcgactggtggaagcagcaggtgctCCAGCCCATCCTGAGACTCCCGTCGACATGTTAGAACACCGCAGGGACGTTGCagcccttgtggtgttccacaaggtacaggtgcagggtgtgccacatctggcgggactacGGCAGCCCATCAGAGTCACCTcgcgggacacgagaacggtgtcatccagtggtgactcagtggaagtgccgcgttcccactccagccaacaccagcgcaccttttgggggcgagtctccagactgtggaacgtcttcgcgtcctccgtccctcatatcaggatggatacccaggacgtgaagttagcagcacaccactggaggggctcgttcccaacccccctgctaac contains:
- the LOC135108190 gene encoding uncharacterized protein LOC135108190; the protein is MEPARPSVPPTEPCHTPSGRTTTPSNMVRPDRHRHQFKVISANVRGLQMNIGDLTHNCVLRHDAGAVVVTETWLNGEVEPSFGKIGGYTHWARRDRRNRAGGGVAVCFREGVQAQQLDVDTPPQLEVMFFRVVLANHSALLLCAMYRPPRQGPDSLMYLKEALDVLLVTHRCQHFLLVGDLNHHVEHDAYENLLTVQGLKDHVTFPTHERGGTLDPVISDLEEDTLSCHQLGLVGSSNHHAVLTQVDMGVARDEATTRTVWLWDRADWGSLCRDLRRTDWPSILQGGAEVQARAFTSHLLALQEQHVPHREFVARPTDQPWFGYRCRVAAEAKYSAWLRYKQNPTRRNKDLHRAACKRMVTTCQWAIGRWEEDLRRQLGGPGVGNKTWWSLVKGRQGLNHQDTVPPLTRPDGMVATSSKDKAQLLATLYAGKMEVDDPERSPPLLEQQCRETVTKVAVTQGLVERLLQGLDVQKATGPDNISPHVLKQCARELAVPLTTVFSACLRENTWPLVWKEARVVPVHKRSSRSDPKNYRPISLLSVVGKVFERVVADVDALDGGLDSVVVALDIVGAFDRVWHGDLLEKLRAKGIQGDLLQLLGDYLQGRTLQVVVNGQASESLPVRASVPQGSVLGPVLWNIYVDDLL